TGGGACTGCTACCCTTTATTCTTCGGGGGACTTGTTCTCCTGAATTCGCTGAGTCTAAGCCTTGGATGAGAATTACCCTCTGTTGTGGGTCTCAGCCTCAGACACAGAAAAGAGCCACGCGGCTTCATCTGGCTGCTTCCTAATGGGCAAAAAGTCTGAATAGAGAGCTGGTGAAATAGAGACTGAGCccagtttaataaaaaaaaacactccttttCACTTTTGTTGCAGTGGAGCAACATTGttaaacatttcactgtttgGGGAGCTATCTGCATCGTTCATGTGGGAGCCTCCCTCCAAATCTGGGAACATCCGTGGGATGACACGTTCATCCCTGCTACATGTTTCACATTTATCTTAAAACATccacaaaagagaaaaaacaaactgtccTGAGATTAATAAGTGATGTGAATTCCCCAGCCATGCTaggctgcagcagaggaggatgaattaataacacatttaaaggaGTGGACAGTGAGAGTGTGCCAAAGATGCTGTGAGGATGTATGAGTGGGTGTTCAATCCTGAGGTGTGTCTGAATATTTCTCATACAGTCGTCAGTCCAAAGTTTaatgaaactttaaaatgtcacGGAAGATGTTGGCGTCAAATGTGCAGTAACCAGAAGTTGGCATGAATAGAGAAGGTCGTATTTATGTGTGCATACAGTTATTTTGTAATGTTTACCTCTCAGAGAAAAAGTTTGACTTTctttgaaacagaaaataacaaaaagggaAGTCTCTGATGACTTTCTGGAAAACAATAGCTGGAGCTAACAACTGAtttctttaacttctttttgtctttctcttgaaaaaaagttaacattttcaagaaaTGCAAAATATACAAGATTAAGAAGAAACACTTTCCCGCCACTGTGTATATCTCATTAAGCGGAAACTTAAAAATTGTTAgtttagcttagcacaaagatgGGAAACAGCATTCCAGGCTCTGTCTGAGGTAAAAGAGTTAGGTTAATGTGGACACAAAGCACTCAGAAAAGCTCTGGGTTTCAAAAAGATActtaaaatctcaaatttgttgaTACAGTCCCTCATGTAAAAGAATAACATTTGGATCCAAAATAGGGTAAAGATCAGTGAACAGGTGAGGCAGTGGGGGACTTCTTGTTTATCAAAATGTCCAGTCTTCCAGGGAGTAATACACGCTAATATGATGCTTACTGATagatgaatacattttatttagaaacaaaaacatgtaattGTAAAACTGATAGTAAAATAAACGATATTTGTGAGGAGCCATTCTCAAAGTTCTGTGAGGTTATCATCAcagtgcagggtcaggtgtgtgtgcctgattgcTCCTGATTTGGAGCAGGTGTGGGGAGCTTATATATACTCCTGGAACTCCAGTTCTTACCTCTGACTCATTAGCTCTCCCTCTGAGTTCCTGAGTGGATTTCTCGAATGTTCTCAACGTTGTTTGGTTGCTTAAGCATAAAGAAATACCTCCTGCATTTTGCCCCTTCTCCCTTGTTCTTATTAGAAGATTGTTCTTTGGAAGTTGATGGGTCTTTACCCCAGTCTTTAGTTCTCTTTTAAGTTGTCTCTAGTAGCCTCTGAGTttatgttaaccctcctgttatgttgtgggtcaaatggatttttaatgttaaaaatcagtaaaaaaaatgtaaatagtattttttcggtatgaaatgtctttgcttggcttaataggtcaaatcaacatataaaatcaaaacggttcatttcacattttagggCAATATATGCAGCCTCAACCAGCTAATAACagcctaaaaatctgggcagcatgtgacagaagaggtgtcacacacatcacatcacttcataaaaaaaaaaataacaattcaaaattcaaaaaaaaagaaaccaaaatctatgtcaaactattgtatttgtattaaggtctttctaatgtacatttaaaaaagttttaacaagaattttcattaaaaacaagtgagacatcctcattgaagcatgatctgtgaggattaaagaacactattgcaccaaatattgatttaaatggttagtaatgaagttaataatgagattaaaaaatgtttattgggattttttgggggttctgacacttttggataatgaAATACCCAGGAAAAGTATTGCtcttcctgagaaacgaacataccAGGACGGTTAAGGAGGTCTTACTTTTGTTTCCTTTCAGTTGCTCTGCAGCGGTGGTTTAGTTTTCTCCTTATCTTTGTAAAGCTTTGTTTAATTAAAGGAACTtctttgtgttggtgtttttaaaatgcatgtattcatttatttattatctccTATCTATTCATTGCTTGTGATTTTAGAGGTTATTCCAATTGGAATTACTTCCAGAACCCAACGTGGTTCGCATTTGCGTCCCACTCCCCCTCATCCTGACAATACTAAAAGTGGATTGGTGGCCTGATATAAGGCTGTGCACAAACTTTTTCACTAAATGATAAATTAGTAATCAAGATGattaataaacacacaaacacatgatagTCAAAAACATCGGAATaataagaatgaaaaagaagtgcTTTAAGGGTTAATCTGCTTTTTGAAAGCAATTCTGCATAAAAACTTGATTAATttaactgttttcttttgtttttaagccAACAAAGTGGAATGTATCATCTAGTTTAAGATTAGGAAGCTTTCAATGAATGTCTTCCTGTTCGCCCTCGGGAGTTTGCCATTCACTAAAGATGAAAGGACTCTTGCTGACAAATCTGAGTACAGGGCCATAAAAAGAAGAGTGAAGCTGTAACCGCTGAGACTTCCTGAACTTTAGACTGAGCAGAGGAAGTCTCAAGCTTGTGGTGGTCAGGATGAGGTAATTATCCGCTCAGAGGGCAAGTACACAGGAGGTATGGACACTGACGTCTATTGTTACCTAGTAGGACTGGCACTGGGACAAACACTCCCTACCTattatctgtgtgtctgtgtgtctgtgtgaggagaCAGGAGTGGGCTGGTAAGGTTTCCTGCCACTATGGCGGTTTGCTGTCTGAATACCAATGATGAACATGACATAACTTCAAAATACATATCATTAAAACATTGAACATGTTTCTACAattgacaaacaaaaaaaaggacataTAGGGCCTTCGATTCAAAAGTGGAGCCAATATGAAAGTGCCTCTAAGCTGCAATATATCATAAAGCCAACAGGAGGCGACTCCACTGGTTGTAAAACTAGACGTAGTTAATTAGGAGTCTATGAGAAcatgtctctccctctcacttcATTTCAAACCATAATATACATTTTCAGAATGACTTTATGTACCGAATTTATGCTTTCAAGTCAACTTTAGAACAAGTTCATTTTGTGAACAATGGTGCCaaatatttcaatttcaaaCGATTTCAAAGGTTTCACACGTGTCCACTAAGGTTGCAGAGCATACATTAGAGTTCATGAAATTCTGTGTTAAAGGTTTTGTCTTTAAGCCTTGAAGTTTTCATGTCTTATACAGAAAAACAGCTTGAggtgatgaaaacagaaaagctgGGCCAGACTTTTTATGGCAAAATGTGATTTTGAATGACATGAATTTAAACTTGCCCTCGACCCAAATAAGCAAATTTAATGAAACTgatgtaatcaatcaatcaattaatctttattgaATGCCAGTTCACAGCaaatctcaagacgcttttacaaaagagcaggtctagactgtaatctatatttagtttatttacaaagacccaacatcaagactagaTAAGACCTAGCCCAATCTTAAAGTCTAACACTGAGttttatcttaatccaccatgagcagaggtCTTTGcatcatttagcaagttacagtggtagGCAGAAACCatgagcagaaccagaatcatgttGAAAatccatctgcctcaactgtgtgatgtcattatttgcagaaaacatttgttttgttaaaaatgtcacacacTTGAAAATGGATTCTCAGTGTGTCTGCAACTATATAGAAACAGAAGAGCTGATTTTTGAGAACAAGCTTCTGCACAGCCTAATATAACAGCACTGAGCTTTAATGCTGAACTTTTCAACTATTTGCTGGTTACCAGATGAATTATTAAATTAATCTAGAATTAATCCTTTGAAAATATTATTGTGGCTCCTATTTTAAGTGACTGCAATTTTTTTCAGTGATTCAGCAAAGTTCAGACACAGATCACTTACATATACTGATACAGGTTTCTTCATATCAGCAACGGAAGTTAGCTTAAGTGCTAAATTAGCAAAGCAAATAACAAGTTAACTCAAGAACAGCAAAGTCTCAAATCAATCAAAATATAGCCAGCAATGCAAGACATCCAATTTAATAGACATGGGGTTGAGCATCATTTTCTCCACACCTTGAATCAATACTTGATTTTTGattacacaaaaaaatgttcacCTGTAAGGTCCCTCACGTATCAAATGTTTGGATGATACTCCTGagctgctttaaaggtgacatctcacgcttttttcatcaatatatattggtctaagaggtccccaaaacatgtctttaaagtttatgctcaaaaaaacactttgaaatcagattttggcatgcctgaaaaaccctcttcttcagcagtcatcagaacactctgttttccctctgaccacgccccctctggaagtggatgtgcctcggctctccagcacgttgatctaatgtttacatgttggctgaatatacacggctgctcagagatcgcgtgacttcaaccctctgaatctgatccagaatctgatcctgacggagaggcgcctgtagcaggacctttctgaaggattggtcacagattctgtgtttcttgttgttttatttatcagtatgtagacgtgtgtcttggtacacagctacgaacatgtagctatgtggctatgctaactagcgctagcacttatccatgataaataaaaatcatccactagatcttcaaatctgcagacgtggggagtaaaaccgacctctgccagaaaggcagcaggaccttttctgaaggattggtcacagatttagtgtttcttgttgttttatttgtcagtatgtagacgtatgtcttggtacacagctacagctacagctacgaacatgtagctatgtagctatgctaactagcgctagcacttatccatgacaaataaaaatcatccactagatcttcaaatctgcagacgtggggagtaaaaccgacctttgtgtttattaagacagcctacaactagcatgcctccctcctaagctccttgttagcacacatttgtgcaggtaatgaaaaacgggggagggattcagtattattttatacagtctatgggctgaacaagctccgagctctgactccgtgacagaccggatattgttgttatgtaacaaaaacacggaagtctgaaacggctggtttcacacacatttacagaaaggtgtagaaatcagaacaggggcagaatggatttttttcattctcagggggtttgtagacatgccagggacacatatttcaggtagagaaccattaaaaagtcaattttgcatgatatgtcacctttaaatctctgACCTCTCAGTGGCCATCTTGATTTTGAGAGATTTCCTGTGCTCTTACAACATCTGGCCAGTGGGTGGCAGTGTGagggatcaatcaatcaatcagactttatttataaagcacttttcatgcaacaacattgtaacacaaagtgctgtacataaaaacaacttaaaatagagtAAATTAAGAAAtagatatcttaatgaggaaacactggaggtaaaataagatgttaaaactcaacacaggaaattaaaatcaccaaaataaatttctaagataacaaaacactaaaatattaaaccattaaaagaaaataagatgctatacttaaaaaaaaaaaaaattagtacaaacataaaaacaatagaataaaagtaacttaaatttgaacttgataataaataaataaataaataaaaaaataaaaaaataaaaaaataaaaaaataaataaatacataaaactgttataagaataaaactcagttgaaagcgagactaaaaaggtcggtcttgagttggcttttaaaatgttgatgctgtgtgcagccctcagatcttcaggtagggtgttccacagacgagggctgtgataataaaaagctgcctgaTTGTGggtctttgttcttacttttggtacaattaaaagtctgctgcctgaagacctgagggctctcactggctcacaGGATAAAagtaaatctgataaataagaaggaccattaagagatttaaaaaccaataaaataatccaaaTTCTGTGGATGACTTGATATTGTCCACCAAAGCAGCTGATGAGCAACCATGACCTCAACTAAAGTTCATTTAGCAGCAAACACCTTCTGAGTAGCTTTTGACTGCAGTGGCCACAATGTGTGAAAGGGTTGAAGTAAACTTGATGATTGAGCGGTGGCTTCCAGTGACTGACAGGAAGTCAGTCGGTCTGTCGGTCTTGTTGACTGTAAGGCTAACTGTCCTCGACCTTATTTTGTGGTTCAATCAACCCTTCGTGAGTTGAGGTGCCAATTTGTCCCACCGGATTAATTGCATGCTCCATGTATGGAGGCTGTAGACttttgtacatggggcacaaTTCCAACATGAGGCCCTTTGCTGCTGTCATTTCCCACTCTGCTCTATCTGCCGTCCTTTGGTCTCATATATCTGTAAATCACTTCTTGAATAGGCTCAGAAAAGGGTCATGGTTTAGGCTATAACATGAGTCACTTTGACTTTTACAGGGCACAAAAAATGTGGGCTGTTAGGGGAAACACGTTTGTAGCAACCTCAAGCTGACATTGCCCACAACATAGTCTTTGTTTTCAGTCATATTGTCATATAACTCTGATGACACATTCATAACACACCTTTCTGTCTCCTCAGCCAACAAAATGGAGTCTGCAACAACGGAGCTGCCCTTCCTGCCGTCCAACCTGTCCACAGAGGGCTGTGCGCCAGTTGACACGACAGTGGAGAACACCCTGTTTGGATGCTTTTACATTGTGGTTTTCTTTCTGGCTCTGAACGGGAACAGTCTGGCTCTCTGGATCTTCTCTCATCAGCGAGGCTCTTCCTCTCCGGCTAACATCTTCCTAATCCACCTGGCTGTGGCAGACTTATCCTACGTGATCATTCTCCCCCTGAGGGCCACTTATCACCTCACAGGAGGACACTGGCCCTTTGGCGAGGTGGCCTGCAGGTTGGCAggctttttgttttatgtaaacATGTATGCCAGTTTGTACTTTCTGGCCTGTGTGGCGGGGGATCGATACCTGGCTGTGGTTCATGCTGTGAGGTCACTGAAGGTGCGTCGTGCTCGCTACGCTCACATCATCAGCTTCTCTCTTTGGGCCCTTGTGAACATCTCCATGGCGCCGCTGCTGATCACCCACCAGACCGCAGAGGTGGACGGCGTGACGGTTTGTTTGCAGCTGTACAGAGAGAAGGCCTCACGCAATGCTCTCATCTCATTGGCTGTAGCCTTCACCCCGCCTTTCCTCGCCACCCTGTCCTGTTACGTGCTCATTATTTACAGCCTGAACCGGGGCTCCAGGCTCGAGCCGGCTCTGAAAATGAGGGCTCTGCGCACCATCGGTCTGGTCATGCTCATCTATGTGGTCTGCTTCCTGCCTTATCATGCGAGTAGGGCCACGTTCATCCTCGGCTACAACCACCCCGATGTGTCCTGCCAGACACGCAGAGGTCTGAGTTTGGCCAACCGCATTACCTCCTCCCTCACCTGCCTGAACGGTGCCATGGACCCGCTGGTCTACCTGTTTGGGGCTGAGAAGTTCCGTGGCACTCTGATGCGGTTGTTCTGCAGAGACAAGGCAGGGGTCTCAGGAGCCACTAGTGGAGAGTTAAAGGGAACACACGAGAGCTCTGTGAGTGCCAAGTCAGAGTTTTGAGGAAGAGAAACTAAAACTTGATCTGAAGCcctgtttgaaaaatgaaaactgacTGTGGCCTCTCCCCCTCTGAAGCTTTGGCTTATTTGAAAACATATTTGATGTTCCATTGTATCCCCATTGGTTTAAACCAAAGTCCAACTCCAGTGTTCACCCTGAACCACATGCACTGAACCCCCAAAGCAACAGACCACCTCTCCTTCAACGCATTCATGAGGGGTCCATTTGAACTTTAGCTGGATTAGATCAGCCTCAACTGTTCATGACCTGCGAGCAGGCTTTTAGAGGGTTGTGTTGGCCCACATTTGTAATTGAGGCGGATGAATATGGTCAAGAAATGGGCACACCATTTAAACAGTAGACACGGGTACTGGTTAGGTCCAAAGTGGGCATTATACACTTCTGAACTTCACAATCCCATG
The genomic region above belongs to Notolabrus celidotus isolate fNotCel1 chromosome 2, fNotCel1.pri, whole genome shotgun sequence and contains:
- the gpr17 gene encoding uracil nucleotide/cysteinyl leukotriene receptor, whose translation is MESATTELPFLPSNLSTEGCAPVDTTVENTLFGCFYIVVFFLALNGNSLALWIFSHQRGSSSPANIFLIHLAVADLSYVIILPLRATYHLTGGHWPFGEVACRLAGFLFYVNMYASLYFLACVAGDRYLAVVHAVRSLKVRRARYAHIISFSLWALVNISMAPLLITHQTAEVDGVTVCLQLYREKASRNALISLAVAFTPPFLATLSCYVLIIYSLNRGSRLEPALKMRALRTIGLVMLIYVVCFLPYHASRATFILGYNHPDVSCQTRRGLSLANRITSSLTCLNGAMDPLVYLFGAEKFRGTLMRLFCRDKAGVSGATSGELKGTHESSVSAKSEF